A stretch of Rhododendron vialii isolate Sample 1 chromosome 4a, ASM3025357v1 DNA encodes these proteins:
- the LOC131322011 gene encoding probable protein phosphatase 2C 23: protein MGNGVGKLNLCFACDAGVISRRHDFSIYLSDPLDEGLGHSFCYFRSDPARSFPDKTTPFKSISGASLSANTSTPLSTAPFQPNSSVDKASSFDSSESFASIPLQPIPRNSSPAVRSGPILRTPGLGFGSGPIERGFLSGPIERSFVSGPFENQYDQIQRYKPNSKKWGLMKNLKKALRKSLPLNKKENTKVGCDNNNRLSIEGSLVDDCCDESLENTNVQWAQGKAGEDRVHIAISEESGWVFVGIYDGFNGPDATDFLLNNLYANVHKELQELLTNNSKTESEHERELMLEGDELIGHHHAVDKSLPGEDYPRSVVEGSNEDFDSRRKRRRKSRNRTGGAGKKWEESNKWKWECECDGERLELDGMLKDDGAAGVNHSEVLKALSEAMRKTEASFLEIADLMLKENPELSLMGSCVLVMLMKGEDVYLMNVGDSRAVLARKAEADLGIGKARKDLERINEETLNEDLPTFDCNGLDDGGANLASIQLTTDHSTSVAAEVKRIKKQHQDDASAVTNERVKGSLKVTRAFGAGYLKQPKWNNALLEVFRVDYVGNSPYITCSPSLYHHRLSPKDRFLILSSDGLYQYFTNEEATSEVEMFISSFPEGDPAQHLVEEVLFRAAKRAGMDFHELLDIPQGDRRRYHDDVSIIIISFEGRIWRSSV from the exons ATGGGAAACGGCGTCGGGAAACTAAACCTCTGCTTCGCCTGCGACGCCGGCGTGATCTCACGCCGCCACGACTTCTCCATCTACCTCTCCGACCCGCTCGACGAGGGCCTGGGCCACTCCTTCTGCTACTTCCGCTCCGACCCTGCCCGCTCCTTCCCCGACAAAACGACGCCGTTCAAGTCCATCTCCGGCGCATCCCTCAGCGCCAACACCTCCACGCCTCTCTCCACTGCGCCGTTCCAACCAAACTCCTCTGTGGACAAAGCGTCGTCCTTTGACAGCTCAGAATCCTTCGCATCCATCCCCCTCCAGCCCATCCCTCGCAACTCGAGCCCCGCCGTCCGGTCCGGCCCGATCCTCAGAACCCCCGGGCTAGGGTTCGGGTCGGGCCCGATTGAGCGGGGGTTCCTGTCGGGCCCAATCGAGCGGAGCTTCGTCTCGGGCCCGTTCGAGAACCAGTACGACCAAATCCAGAGGTATAAACCTAACTCCAAGAAATGGGGTTTgatgaaaaatctaaaaaaggCCCTTAGAAAATCTCTGCCTctgaacaaaaaggaaaatactaaGGTGGGTTGTGATAATAACAATAGGTTGAGTATTGAGGGGAGTTTGGTTGATGATTGTTGTGATGAGTCTTTGGAGAATACTAATGTGCAGTGGGCACAGGGGAAGGCCGGTGAGGACCGGGTTCACATCGCTATTTCGGAGGAGAGCGGATGGGTTTTTGTTGGGATCTATGACGGGTTTAACGGCCCGGATGCGACTGATTTCTTGCTTAATAATCTCTATGCTAACGTTCACAAGGAGCTCCAGGAATTGCTTACTAATAACAGTAAGACCGAATCGGAACACGAAAGGGAATTGATGTTGGAGGGTGATGAGTTGATCGGGCACCACCATGCGGTCGACAAAAGTTTGCCAGGAGAGGATTACCCGCGTAGTGTTGTTGAGGGATCGAATGAGGATTTCGATTCGAGGAGGAAGAGGCGGAGGAAGTCGAGGAACAGGACCGGAGGGGCAGGGAAGAAGTGGGAGGAGAGTAATAAGTGGAAATGGGAGTGCGAATGCGATGGGGAAAGACTGGAGCTCGATGGGATGCTGAAGGACGACGGGGCGGCTGGAGTGAACCACTCTGAAGTTTTGAAAGCGCTCTCCGAAGCCATGAGGAAGACAGAGGCATCGTTTTTGGAGATTGCAGATCTTATGCTGAAGGAGAATCCCGAGTTGTCTCTGATGGGCTCTTGCGTTTTGGTGATGTTGATGAAAGGGGAGGATGTGTACTTGATGAATGTGGGGGATAGCCGGGCTGTTCTGGCGAGGAAGGCCGAGGCTGATCTTGGGATTGGCAAGGCGCGCAAGGATTTGGAGAGGATCAACGAGGAAACTTTGAACGAAGATCTTCCGACGTTTGATTGCAATGGACTTGATGACGGTGGTGCGAATTTAGCTTCTATTCAGCTCACAACGGATCATAGCACGTCTGTGGCAGCG GAAGTGAAGAGGATTAAGAAGCAACACCAGGATGATGCTTCTGCAGTAACAAATGAAAGGGTGAAAGGTTCATTGAAGGTGACCAGAGCTTTTGGGGCTGGATATCTCAAGCAG CCCAAATGGAACAATGCACTTCTAGAGGTGTTCAGAGTCGATTACGTCGGAAACTCCCCATACATCACCTGCTCCCCGTCGCTCTACCACCACAGACTCAGCCCGAAAGACAGGTTTTTGATACTATCTTCTGATGGACTCTATCAGTACTTCACCAACGAAGAAGCTACATCTGAAGTTGAGATGTTCATTTCTTCGTTTCCTGAGGGGGATCCCGCGCAACATCTTGTTGAAGAAGTACTATTCCGAGCTGCAAAAAGAGCTG GTATGGACTTCCACGAGTTACTTGACATCCCACAAGGAGACCGGCGTAGATACCATGATGATGtatcaataataattatttcttttgaaGGAAGAATATGGAGGTCATCGGTGTAA